A portion of the Clupea harengus chromosome 18, Ch_v2.0.2, whole genome shotgun sequence genome contains these proteins:
- the LOC116224560 gene encoding uncharacterized protein LOC116224560, whose translation MSSTLRQWKPGGMMQSTQRADYRPYTEASLQVYQFRCLPKKKPSFHSTPPPKINEETWARYRKYCYRTTNSMYGDSSFTQKGKSLVVSVLEKDPKPVPAEAKKDQGTLSTVNERPSATPPQTECQDTPLLPAKGSKLTAGSSPPAASTTSSTASPPLASASAPTRTSSSAKLSLSPTVKEAWRSDITVAKETAPVAKDTMKATDKLPQIGSGEGAVVQPQEVEDKPELTTYEEFLREARAIDQQQRLLNQRCASLTTYTLRGTPPEYTSYRQSFLSLQQDDNKPILEAP comes from the exons ATGAGTTCCACTTTGAGACAATGGAAG CCAGGTGGGATGATGCAGAGCACCCAGAGGGCCGACTACAGGCCCTACACGGAGGCTTCACTGCAGGTCTACCAGTTCCGCTGCCTGCCCAAGAAAAAGCCCAgcttccactccactcccccgCCTAAG ATAAATGAGGAGACCTGGGCCAGGTACCGCAAGTACTGCTACCGGACTACAAACAGTATGTATGGAGACTCCTCTTTCACTCAG AAGGGGAAGTCCCTGGTGGTCTCTGTACTGGAGAAAGACCCTAAGCCTGTGCCTGCTGAGGCCAAAAAGGACCAAGGGACCCTCTCAACTGTGAACGAGAGGCCCTCTGCCACTCCCCCTCAAACGGAGTGCCAGGACACCCCTCTGCTCCCTGCCAAGGGGAGCAAATTGACTGCTGGGTCCTCCCCTCCCGCCGCCTCCACCACCAGCTCGACTGCCAGCCCCCCATTAGCATCAGCCTCCGCGCCCACCCGCACCTCCTCTTCAGCCAAGCTTTCCCTCAGCCCCACCGTCAAAGAGGCATGGAGGTCAGACATCACTGTCGCAAAGGAAACGGCACCAGTTGCCAAGGACACCATGAAGGCCACGGACAAGCTGCCACAAATTGGCAGTGGAGAAG GTGCTGTGGTGCAGCCTCAGGAAGTCGAGGACAAGCCCGAGCTCACCACCTATGAGGAGTTCCTACGGGAGGCGCGCGCCATAGACCAGCAGCAGCGTCTGCTTAATCAGCGCTGCGCTTCACTGACCACCTACACCCTCAGAG GGACTCCTCCAGAGTACACCAGCTACAGGCAGAGCTTCCTCAGCCTCCAGCAGGACGACAACAAGCCCATTCTCGAAGCTCCCTAA